A single genomic interval of Oceanithermus profundus DSM 14977 harbors:
- a CDS encoding LptA/OstA family protein, which produces MTRILWFLLIGALALAAANSRIIKISYEDGRRSGNLRNGPWIYESNRPDGIVGTVGDLQILASKAVLEAPEGKSMQAAEGERTATFEGGVTVTRGRLTAKGPRLVYSEATGLGVLAGPAEMHQEPAKEGEDPVEVRAQEMSFDVDTDISTSSGGVVLASGNQKGWADRVYYEEERGLAVFTMDQGTVKLVRERKDGELVINAPEVRSLTRSKKLIATGGVKLVDGEITTTGDALYYDDETGEAIVIGNPARSVNAAEGFKTSGGTLLHNVNKHRVQVYRKPFTLPAEEFKKVGE; this is translated from the coding sequence GTGACCCGAATCCTGTGGTTCCTGCTGATCGGCGCACTGGCGCTGGCGGCCGCGAACAGCCGCATCATCAAGATCAGCTACGAGGACGGCCGCCGCAGCGGCAACCTGCGCAACGGCCCCTGGATCTACGAGAGCAACCGGCCCGACGGCATCGTGGGCACCGTCGGCGACCTGCAGATCCTGGCGAGCAAGGCGGTGCTCGAGGCCCCCGAAGGCAAGAGCATGCAGGCCGCCGAGGGCGAGCGCACCGCGACCTTCGAGGGCGGCGTCACGGTAACGCGCGGCCGCCTCACCGCCAAAGGCCCGCGGCTCGTCTACTCCGAGGCCACCGGCCTGGGGGTGCTGGCGGGGCCCGCCGAGATGCACCAGGAGCCCGCCAAGGAAGGCGAAGACCCCGTGGAGGTGCGCGCCCAGGAGATGAGCTTCGACGTTGACACCGACATCTCGACCTCGTCGGGCGGGGTGGTCCTGGCGAGCGGAAACCAGAAGGGGTGGGCCGACCGCGTCTACTACGAAGAGGAACGCGGTCTCGCCGTCTTCACCATGGACCAGGGCACGGTCAAGCTGGTGCGCGAGCGCAAGGACGGCGAGCTCGTCATCAACGCACCCGAGGTGCGCAGCCTCACGCGCAGCAAGAAGCTGATCGCCACCGGCGGGGTGAAGCTGGTCGACGGCGAGATCACCACGACCGGCGACGCCCTCTACTACGACGACGAGACCGGCGAGGCCATCGTCATCGGCAACCCCGCGCGCAGCGTCAACGCGGCCGAGGGGTTCAAGACCTCGGGCGGCACGCTGCTGCACAACGTCAACAAGCACCGGGTGCAGGTCTACCGCAAACCCTTCACCCTGCCCGCCGAGGAGTTCAAGAAGGTTGGGGAATAG